The following proteins come from a genomic window of Myroides odoratus DSM 2801:
- the mreC gene encoding rod shape-determining protein MreC, which produces MQQIINFFIKNSTKLLFLLLLVISFALVLRTHTFHKSSFISSANGVTGYVYENVNNLKEYMRLKTENDALVLENALLKKQAFNSAVVTDSVPVELPLLTTQEDIYNVIVAKVIKNEFNTKENYLTIKGGEREGITKDLGVINSNGIVGIIQKSSTKYSTVQSILNAKSKINAKIKGSNHFGTLQWDGKSTGYVQLNDIPRLAELFQGDTIVTGGISDIFPENIPIGTIEKAYTTESSNYFTIEVKLFNDMTNLGYVYVIKNNDIKEIIELEEATRNE; this is translated from the coding sequence ATGCAGCAAATAATTAATTTCTTTATAAAAAACAGTACTAAGTTACTGTTTTTGCTGCTTTTAGTTATATCATTTGCCCTAGTTCTCCGAACTCATACGTTTCACAAGAGTTCATTTATTAGTTCGGCAAATGGTGTGACAGGTTACGTCTATGAAAATGTAAATAATTTAAAGGAATACATGCGTCTTAAGACTGAAAATGACGCTTTAGTTCTGGAAAATGCCCTACTGAAAAAACAGGCTTTTAATAGTGCTGTTGTAACAGACTCTGTCCCTGTTGAATTACCTCTTCTTACAACCCAAGAAGATATATACAACGTTATCGTAGCCAAGGTGATTAAAAATGAATTTAATACCAAGGAAAACTACTTAACGATTAAAGGTGGAGAACGAGAAGGTATTACAAAAGATTTAGGAGTAATCAATAGCAACGGAATTGTAGGGATTATTCAAAAATCATCCACAAAGTATTCTACTGTACAGAGTATCTTAAACGCAAAATCTAAAATCAATGCCAAGATTAAGGGATCAAATCATTTTGGAACCTTACAATGGGATGGTAAAAGCACAGGCTATGTTCAATTAAATGACATTCCCCGCTTAGCAGAACTCTTCCAAGGCGACACGATTGTCACTGGAGGTATTTCGGATATTTTCCCTGAAAATATTCCCATTGGTACAATCGAAAAAGCGTATACTACAGAAAGCTCGAATTACTTTACCATTGAAGTCAAACTTTTTAATGACATGACAAACTTAGGGTATGTATATGTGATTAAAAATAACGACATTAAAGAAATTATTGAACTAGAAGAAGCTACACGCAATGAATAG
- a CDS encoding rod shape-determining protein — MGFFDFMTEDIAIDLGTANTLIIHDGKVVVDNPSIVARDRTTGKIIAVGKEASLMQGKTHGNIKTIRPLKDGVIADFDASEKMISLFIKSIPALRKKMFTPALRMVVCIPSGITEVEMRAVKESCERVNGKEVYLIHEPMSAAIGIGVDIMQPKGNMIVDIGGGTTEIAVIALGGIVCDKSVKIGGDVFTNDIIYYMRTQHNLFVGESTAEKIKIQTGAATEDLETAPEDMLVQGRDLLTGKPKQVTVSYREIAKALDKSIQRIEDAVMETLSQTPPELAADIYNTGIYLAGGGSMLRGLDKRISQKTDLPVYIAEDPLRAVVRGTGLAIKNIDKYKSVLIK, encoded by the coding sequence ATGGGATTTTTTGATTTCATGACGGAAGATATCGCAATCGATTTAGGAACTGCGAATACCCTTATCATTCACGATGGAAAAGTTGTCGTTGACAATCCATCAATCGTTGCTAGAGATAGGACAACGGGAAAAATTATAGCCGTTGGAAAAGAAGCGAGTTTGATGCAAGGGAAAACTCATGGTAACATCAAAACAATACGCCCTTTAAAAGACGGAGTTATTGCTGATTTTGACGCATCAGAAAAAATGATAAGCCTCTTTATCAAAAGCATACCAGCTCTAAGAAAAAAAATGTTTACACCGGCCTTGCGCATGGTTGTATGTATTCCTTCAGGAATTACTGAAGTAGAAATGCGTGCAGTAAAAGAATCTTGTGAGCGTGTGAATGGTAAAGAGGTTTATTTAATACATGAACCGATGTCTGCTGCTATTGGTATTGGTGTAGACATCATGCAACCAAAAGGAAATATGATTGTTGATATCGGAGGAGGAACAACAGAAATTGCTGTTATTGCTCTTGGAGGTATTGTATGTGATAAATCTGTAAAAATTGGAGGTGACGTATTCACGAATGACATCATTTACTATATGCGTACACAACACAACTTATTCGTTGGAGAGAGTACAGCAGAAAAAATTAAAATTCAAACAGGAGCTGCAACTGAAGATTTGGAAACTGCTCCAGAAGATATGCTAGTTCAAGGACGTGACTTGTTAACAGGGAAACCAAAACAAGTAACTGTTTCTTACCGTGAAATAGCAAAAGCATTAGACAAATCAATACAACGTATCGAAGATGCTGTAATGGAAACGTTATCTCAAACACCTCCAGAATTAGCAGCTGATATTTATAACACAGGAATCTACCTTGCTGGTGGAGGATCTATGTTGAGAGGATTAGACAAGCGAATCTCTCAAAAAACGGATTTACCTGTTTATATTGCTGAGGATCCATTGCGTGCAGTTGTACGTGGAACGGGCCTTGCCATCAAAAATATTGACAAATACAAAAGTGTATTGATAAAATAA
- the purH gene encoding bifunctional phosphoribosylaminoimidazolecarboxamide formyltransferase/IMP cyclohydrolase, which produces MNTTKKIQSALISVFSKDGLEPIVRELHKNEVTIYSTGGTETFIKDLGIPVVPVEDITSYPSILGGRVKTLHPKIFGGILNRQDHEGDIQQMKEFEIPQIDVVIVDLYPFEKTVASGANEADIIEKIDIGGISLIRAAAKNFKDTVIVPSVNEYDLFLQMLIEHKGSTTLAQRRLLATKAFHVSSHYDGAIFNYFNEADDTLKISHAEGIELRYGENPHQKGHFFGDFDQLFKKLHGKELSYNNLLDVDAAVNLMNEFKGEQPTFAILKHNNACGVAQRNTMKEAYVDALAGDPTSAFGGVLIANGTIDVATAQEINQLFCEVVIAPAYEEAAIEILKEKKNRIILVLNEIELPKKHVRTCLNGILVQDKDNVTDNKDHLTTVTKVAPSDQEVIDLLFASKICKHTKSNTIVLVKDGQLCASGTGQTSRVDALRQAIEKANSFEFNLQGAVMASDAFFPFPDCVEIAGNAGITAVIQPGGSIKDDLSVTYCDENKIAMVFTGIRHFKH; this is translated from the coding sequence ATGAACACAACTAAAAAGATTCAATCGGCCTTAATTTCTGTTTTTAGCAAAGACGGATTAGAACCTATTGTAAGAGAACTACACAAAAACGAAGTAACTATCTATTCTACTGGTGGTACAGAAACTTTTATTAAAGATTTAGGTATTCCTGTTGTACCTGTTGAAGATATTACTTCTTATCCTTCTATCTTAGGAGGTCGAGTAAAGACTTTACACCCAAAAATTTTCGGTGGAATCTTAAACAGACAAGATCACGAGGGAGATATTCAACAAATGAAAGAATTTGAAATTCCTCAAATCGATGTAGTCATTGTAGATTTATATCCATTCGAAAAAACAGTTGCTTCTGGAGCAAATGAAGCAGATATCATTGAAAAAATTGATATCGGTGGTATTTCATTAATCCGCGCAGCTGCTAAAAACTTCAAAGACACGGTTATCGTACCTTCAGTAAATGAATACGATTTATTTTTACAGATGTTGATTGAGCATAAGGGTTCAACAACATTAGCACAAAGACGTTTACTAGCAACTAAAGCATTCCACGTTTCTTCACATTACGATGGAGCAATTTTCAACTACTTCAATGAAGCGGATGATACATTAAAAATCAGCCATGCAGAGGGAATTGAATTGCGTTATGGAGAGAACCCACACCAAAAAGGACACTTCTTTGGTGACTTCGATCAATTATTCAAAAAATTGCACGGAAAAGAATTGTCGTACAACAACTTATTAGATGTTGATGCTGCGGTAAACTTAATGAATGAATTCAAAGGAGAGCAACCAACATTTGCTATTTTGAAACATAACAATGCTTGTGGTGTAGCGCAAAGAAACACAATGAAAGAAGCGTATGTAGATGCTCTAGCTGGAGATCCTACTTCTGCTTTTGGAGGTGTTTTAATTGCGAATGGAACAATTGATGTTGCAACAGCACAAGAAATCAACCAATTATTCTGCGAGGTGGTAATTGCACCCGCTTATGAAGAAGCTGCAATTGAAATCTTAAAAGAGAAGAAAAATAGAATTATCTTAGTTTTAAATGAAATTGAATTACCTAAAAAACACGTACGTACTTGTTTGAATGGTATTTTAGTTCAAGATAAAGATAATGTAACTGACAATAAAGACCACTTGACAACCGTTACTAAAGTAGCACCTTCAGATCAAGAAGTAATTGATTTATTATTTGCTTCTAAAATCTGTAAACACACCAAATCAAATACTATTGTTTTGGTAAAAGACGGGCAACTTTGTGCTTCAGGAACAGGACAAACCTCAAGAGTAGATGCTTTACGTCAAGCAATTGAAAAAGCTAACTCATTCGAGTTCAACCTACAAGGAGCTGTAATGGCAAGTGATGCATTTTTCCCTTTCCCTGACTGTGTTGAGATTGCTGGAAATGCTGGAATCACGGCGGTTATTCAACCAGGTGGTTCAATTAAAGACGATTTAAGTGTTACTTACTGTGATGAAAATAAAATCGCAATGGTTTTCACGGGGATTCGTCATTTTAAACATTAA
- a CDS encoding ABC transporter permease: protein MIIYFRLLLSSFQFAINALRTNKLRTLLSLLGVTVGIFSIIAVLAAVDSMDRTIKSELSGFDRNMIYVFNHSFGPSEIPRWKIDQFPNVTYEEYDYLKRNLSDVEYASFNFFVRNENMKADRYYANDVIVRPCSADMQYLDNVKMASGRFFNESEAVNGSGVIVIGNEIANTLFPGQDPLGKDIRLYGRKFVVIGVLDKQGAISIGGGHDETAYIPVNLFRQMFGDNIKAYTPVIILKPNEKADIKHFEDEITTKLRAFRGLKVGEDTNFFVNVFGGMMEFLDNIIGQMNVVGWIISMFSLLVGGFGIANIMFVSVKERTHLIGIQKAIGAKRRVILLQFLFESIILALIGGLVGIIVVWMIAKGVSVLLDFEFVLSLFNIGIGLGLSIIIGLISGYLPARSAAKLDPVEAIRSGM, encoded by the coding sequence ATGATAATATATTTTAGGCTTTTACTCAGTAGTTTTCAATTTGCAATCAATGCATTGAGAACAAATAAACTAAGAACCTTGCTTTCTCTCCTAGGGGTGACAGTGGGGATCTTTTCTATTATTGCCGTTTTAGCAGCTGTAGATTCGATGGATCGCACGATAAAATCTGAATTAAGTGGATTTGATCGCAACATGATTTATGTGTTTAATCATTCCTTCGGTCCATCAGAAATTCCGCGTTGGAAGATTGATCAGTTCCCGAATGTAACCTATGAAGAATACGATTATTTAAAGCGAAATCTAAGTGATGTCGAATATGCGTCCTTTAATTTTTTCGTGCGCAATGAAAATATGAAGGCTGATCGTTATTATGCTAATGATGTTATTGTTCGGCCTTGTAGTGCAGATATGCAATACCTCGACAATGTAAAAATGGCGAGTGGGCGTTTTTTTAATGAATCAGAAGCGGTGAATGGAAGTGGAGTTATTGTCATTGGAAATGAAATCGCCAATACACTTTTTCCTGGACAAGATCCCTTAGGAAAGGACATCCGATTATACGGACGTAAATTTGTGGTGATTGGTGTTTTAGATAAGCAAGGAGCAATCTCTATAGGAGGAGGGCACGATGAAACAGCTTATATTCCAGTAAATTTATTTCGACAAATGTTTGGAGATAATATCAAAGCGTATACACCTGTAATTATTTTAAAACCCAATGAAAAAGCAGATATCAAACATTTTGAAGATGAAATAACGACTAAGTTACGCGCATTCCGCGGCTTGAAAGTAGGGGAAGATACCAATTTCTTTGTCAATGTATTCGGTGGAATGATGGAGTTTTTGGATAATATTATTGGACAGATGAATGTAGTAGGGTGGATTATCAGTATGTTTTCTCTTTTGGTAGGGGGATTTGGGATTGCCAATATTATGTTTGTGTCTGTCAAAGAACGCACACACTTAATAGGTATTCAGAAAGCGATAGGAGCGAAGCGACGTGTTATTCTCTTGCAATTCTTGTTTGAGTCAATTATACTGGCTTTAATCGGGGGATTAGTGGGGATTATTGTCGTTTGGATGATTGCGAAAGGAGTAAGTGTATTATTGGACTTTGAGTTTGTATTAAGTCTGTTTAATATTGGTATTGGATTGGGATTGTCTATTATTATAGGATTGATATCAGGGTATTTACCTGCGCGTTCTGCAGCAAAATTAGACCCCGTTGAAGCAATTCGATCTGGAATGTGA
- the accD gene encoding acetyl-CoA carboxylase, carboxyltransferase subunit beta — MAWFKRTEKGIQTPTEDKKDIPKGLWYKSPTGKIIDSEELEKNLWVSPEDGYHVRIGSKEYFEILFDNGDYKEIAKSLSSKDMLKFEDTKKYVDRLKEATSKTQLNDAVRVAVGNSKGEKLVVAAMDFAFIGGSMGSVVGEKIARGIDYSLKHKIPFLMISKSGGARMMEAGFSLMQMAKTSAKLTQLSDAKIPYISLCTDPTTGGISASFAMLGDINIAEPGALIGFAGPRIVKDTTGKDLPEGFQTSEFLLEHGFLDFITHRKELKKNVNLYLDLILNRPIR, encoded by the coding sequence ATGGCTTGGTTTAAAAGAACAGAAAAAGGAATTCAAACACCAACTGAGGACAAAAAGGATATACCAAAAGGGTTATGGTACAAATCACCAACAGGTAAAATTATAGATTCTGAAGAACTAGAAAAGAACCTTTGGGTGAGTCCAGAAGATGGTTACCATGTTCGAATTGGCAGTAAAGAGTATTTTGAAATTCTTTTTGATAATGGCGATTACAAAGAAATAGCAAAGAGTTTATCTTCAAAGGATATGTTGAAATTTGAGGATACAAAAAAATATGTAGATCGCTTAAAAGAAGCTACTTCAAAAACGCAATTGAATGATGCTGTGCGTGTAGCTGTTGGAAATTCAAAAGGAGAAAAATTAGTTGTTGCTGCAATGGATTTTGCTTTCATCGGTGGATCTATGGGATCTGTAGTAGGTGAAAAAATTGCAAGGGGAATTGATTATTCTTTAAAGCACAAAATTCCTTTTTTAATGATTTCTAAATCAGGAGGAGCTCGTATGATGGAAGCTGGTTTTTCATTGATGCAAATGGCAAAAACTTCTGCTAAGTTGACGCAACTAAGTGATGCTAAGATTCCTTACATTTCACTTTGTACAGACCCAACAACAGGTGGTATTTCTGCATCTTTCGCTATGTTAGGGGATATCAATATCGCTGAGCCAGGAGCTTTAATCGGATTTGCTGGACCGCGAATTGTAAAGGATACAACAGGAAAAGATTTACCTGAAGGATTCCAAACATCTGAATTCTTATTAGAACACGGATTCTTAGATTTCATTACACACCGTAAGGAATTAAAGAAAAATGTAAACTTATACTTGGATTTGATTTTAAATCGCCCAATTAGATAA
- the fbaA gene encoding class II fructose-bisphosphate aldolase, translating into MAHNIKPGVAFGDQVQEIFNYAKEKGFALPAVNVTSSSTINGVLETAAKLNAPVIIQFSNGGASFMAGKGLSNENQKSAIAGAIAGAKHVHALAEAYGVPVILHTDHCAKKLLPWIDGLLDASEEHMTKYGKPLFSSHMIDLSEEPIQENIEISKKYLERMEKMGMTLEIELGITGGEEDGVDNSGVDSSKLYTQPDEVAYAYEELSKVSPRFTIAAAFGNVHGVYKPGNVKLTPIILKNSQDYVAKKFNLGHNPVDFVFHGGSGSSLEEIREAISYGVIKMNIDTDMQFAYTEGIRDYMTSKIEYLKTQIGNPEGADVPNKKYYDPRAWVRQGEITFNARLEEAFKDLNNVNTL; encoded by the coding sequence ATGGCACACAATATTAAACCTGGAGTAGCATTTGGAGATCAAGTGCAAGAAATATTCAACTATGCAAAAGAGAAAGGTTTTGCTTTACCCGCTGTTAACGTGACTAGTTCTAGTACAATTAATGGTGTATTGGAAACAGCGGCAAAACTAAATGCGCCTGTTATTATTCAATTTTCGAATGGTGGTGCATCTTTCATGGCAGGAAAAGGTTTATCTAATGAGAATCAAAAATCTGCTATTGCAGGAGCTATTGCAGGAGCAAAACATGTACACGCTTTAGCTGAAGCTTATGGTGTGCCTGTTATTTTACATACGGATCACTGTGCAAAAAAACTATTACCTTGGATTGATGGTTTACTAGATGCTAGTGAGGAACATATGACAAAATACGGAAAACCGTTATTTAGTTCGCATATGATTGATTTATCAGAAGAACCAATCCAAGAAAACATTGAAATTTCTAAAAAATACCTTGAAAGAATGGAAAAGATGGGTATGACTTTAGAAATTGAGTTAGGAATTACAGGAGGAGAAGAAGACGGAGTAGATAACTCTGGTGTAGATTCTTCTAAACTATATACACAACCAGACGAAGTAGCTTATGCTTATGAAGAGCTAAGTAAAGTAAGCCCTCGTTTTACCATTGCAGCAGCTTTTGGAAACGTACACGGGGTTTACAAACCAGGAAACGTAAAACTCACGCCAATCATCTTGAAAAACTCTCAAGACTATGTGGCTAAGAAATTCAACCTAGGACATAATCCTGTTGATTTTGTTTTCCATGGAGGTTCTGGTTCATCATTAGAGGAAATTAGAGAAGCAATTTCTTATGGTGTAATCAAAATGAATATCGATACAGATATGCAATTTGCTTATACAGAAGGAATAAGAGATTATATGACTTCAAAAATTGAATATTTAAAAACACAGATAGGAAACCCTGAGGGAGCGGATGTACCAAATAAAAAGTACTACGATCCACGTGCATGGGTAAGACAAGGAGAAATCACTTTCAATGCTCGTTTAGAAGAGGCATTTAAAGATTTAAACAATGTAAACACATTGTAA
- the tamL gene encoding translocation and assembly module lipoprotein TamL — protein MGNFLSKIVFILIISACFFSCSITKNVPEDYDLLMENSIVINDKKTSKEEIYNQLYQQPNSKFPVIGSRLRLNLYNLARQDADSNYHAWLNRHPKTDKALEGVLSRKQVNRLGQSFMIAGFNNFLIKTGEPPVLYDSLKTEKSLTRLKNYYFNKGYFDTKVTNETKRIGEQKMTNSYFITTGNPYLIDSISYLIDTPALKTLYENNQAKSLLKTNTVFDVKNFEEERKRITSIYRNHGAYHFQEINIRYEVDTILDSKNKANILLIVDQQTVKSGDTLSQVPFKIYQISKVNIFTDNVSKNKAYVLDSIQYNGFNIYSSTKLQYKPKALTDAIFITPESTFSDSRRILTSRSISNLRIFNYPVIEYVEDPTDPKGETLISNIYLTSRKKMTFNPSLDVTHSNIQDFGIGGSMGLLFRNVFRGAEILEFGLRGTIGSSRQMSNPNDVFFNVTEYGADIKLTFPRFLFPFASNKIIPKTMLPTTAMSFGFARQRNIGLDKDNFTGIINYSWYPSRTNSFSVDVANIQYVRNTNPNNYFSVYKSSYNTLNDISKGYDVPVDYVDESGDLTIQGEGANRFINDALATNNPMGISPEDYGEIRSIQERKIRLSENNLILASNISFNSSTRTGINDNNFYTVRAKVEAAGGLLDLVMNRVSDKEGHTGKRTLFDVEYSQYIKTELDFVKYWDIGRQQIVAIRLFGGLAVPYGNANSIPFSRSYFSGGSNDNRGWQSYRLGPGKSGGINDFNEANMKLFFSTEYRFNITGKWNGAFFVDASNIWNVFDNVEDKNYTFNGVSSLKDLAVSSGFGIRYDFSFFVFRLDMGFKTYDPSIYSKRKWFGEFSFKESVLNVGINYPF, from the coding sequence TTGGGCAATTTTTTATCAAAAATAGTATTTATTCTTATAATCTCTGCATGTTTTTTTTCGTGTTCTATAACGAAGAATGTGCCAGAGGATTATGATTTATTAATGGAGAACAGCATTGTTATCAATGATAAGAAAACATCCAAAGAAGAGATCTACAATCAGCTGTACCAACAACCTAATAGCAAATTTCCTGTTATTGGGTCGCGCCTGCGTTTGAATTTATACAACTTAGCAAGACAAGATGCAGATTCCAACTATCACGCTTGGTTAAATAGACATCCTAAAACAGATAAAGCCTTAGAAGGCGTACTTTCTCGCAAGCAAGTTAATCGCTTAGGTCAATCGTTCATGATTGCGGGTTTCAATAATTTCTTAATCAAAACAGGTGAACCTCCTGTATTATACGATAGTCTTAAAACGGAAAAATCCTTAACGCGATTGAAAAACTATTATTTCAACAAAGGGTATTTTGATACGAAGGTTACGAATGAAACCAAACGCATTGGTGAGCAAAAAATGACGAATTCCTATTTTATCACTACAGGAAATCCTTACCTGATTGATAGTATTTCTTATTTGATTGATACCCCCGCATTAAAGACATTGTACGAAAACAATCAAGCTAAAAGTTTACTAAAAACGAATACAGTATTTGATGTAAAGAACTTTGAAGAAGAACGCAAGCGCATCACTTCTATTTATCGAAATCACGGAGCGTATCACTTCCAGGAAATCAATATTCGCTATGAGGTAGATACTATTTTAGATAGTAAAAATAAGGCCAACATTTTATTGATTGTTGACCAGCAAACGGTCAAATCTGGCGATACCTTAAGTCAGGTTCCTTTTAAGATTTACCAAATTAGCAAAGTGAATATTTTCACGGATAATGTTTCTAAAAACAAAGCGTATGTATTGGACAGTATCCAATACAATGGTTTTAATATTTATAGTTCAACGAAGCTCCAATACAAACCCAAAGCTTTAACGGATGCGATATTCATTACTCCTGAAAGTACTTTTAGTGATTCGAGACGTATTCTTACCTCTCGTTCTATCAGTAATTTGCGCATCTTTAATTATCCTGTAATTGAATACGTTGAGGACCCTACCGATCCTAAAGGCGAAACCTTGATTAGTAATATCTATTTGACCTCCCGTAAAAAGATGACCTTCAATCCTTCTTTGGATGTGACTCACTCAAACATTCAAGATTTCGGAATTGGTGGTAGCATGGGATTATTATTTCGAAATGTATTTAGAGGGGCTGAAATTTTAGAATTTGGATTACGAGGAACTATTGGATCCTCAAGACAAATGAGCAACCCTAACGATGTGTTTTTCAATGTTACAGAGTATGGAGCGGATATTAAATTAACCTTTCCGCGCTTTTTATTCCCTTTTGCATCCAATAAAATCATCCCTAAAACCATGCTTCCTACAACGGCTATGAGTTTTGGTTTTGCTAGACAACGAAACATTGGGTTAGATAAAGACAACTTCACGGGTATCATCAATTACAGCTGGTATCCTTCACGTACAAATTCTTTTAGCGTAGATGTAGCCAATATCCAATACGTTAGAAATACAAATCCGAATAACTACTTTAGCGTATACAAATCTTCGTACAACACCCTGAATGATATTTCAAAAGGGTATGATGTACCTGTAGACTACGTAGATGAAAGTGGAGATTTAACTATACAAGGTGAAGGTGCGAATCGCTTCATTAATGACGCATTAGCTACGAATAATCCTATGGGGATTTCACCAGAAGACTATGGAGAGATTCGCAGTATTCAAGAGCGCAAAATTCGCCTTTCTGAAAACAACTTAATTTTAGCTTCGAATATTTCCTTTAATTCATCAACGAGAACCGGAATTAATGATAATAATTTCTATACCGTTCGCGCGAAAGTAGAGGCTGCTGGTGGATTACTTGATTTAGTTATGAATCGCGTCAGTGATAAAGAAGGCCATACAGGAAAGAGAACTTTATTTGACGTAGAATATTCACAATACATTAAAACAGAATTGGATTTTGTAAAGTATTGGGATATTGGACGCCAACAAATTGTTGCGATTCGTCTATTTGGCGGTTTGGCGGTTCCTTATGGCAATGCCAATTCCATTCCGTTCTCTCGAAGCTATTTTTCAGGAGGATCCAATGACAATCGCGGATGGCAATCGTATCGTTTAGGCCCAGGTAAAAGTGGAGGAATTAACGATTTCAATGAGGCTAATATGAAGCTCTTCTTCAGTACGGAGTATCGTTTCAATATCACAGGTAAATGGAATGGAGCTTTCTTTGTAGACGCAAGTAATATTTGGAATGTATTTGATAATGTTGAAGATAAGAACTACACCTTCAATGGGGTAAGCTCACTTAAGGATTTAGCAGTAAGTTCTGGTTTTGGAATTCGCTACGACTTTAGTTTCTTTGTATTCCGATTAGATATGGGATTCAAGACGTATGATCCTTCGATTTACTCCAAACGCAAATGGTTTGGAGAATTTAGCTTCAAAGAGTCTGTCTTGAATGTTGGTATTAATTATCCATTCTAA
- a CDS encoding TrmH family RNA methyltransferase: MVTKNQIKRIKSLHQKKYRKEHQLFIAEGIKVIQELLQSSFVLDHLYVTNEMDFGVPAHQVTRVSADDLKKMSALTTTPNCLAVFHCLASKTIDFSDWVVALDDIRDPGNLGTIIRLCDWFGISHIVCSSETVDCYNPKVIQATMGSVSRVNIVYTDLAELLQTAEVPLYGTFLGGENIYEMKAVKPGVIVMGNEANGISAEIEALISRKITIPRFGNLQQTESLNVAMATSIVLSEFRRSVFNVQ; the protein is encoded by the coding sequence ATGGTTACCAAAAACCAAATTAAGCGAATAAAAAGCCTTCATCAAAAAAAATATAGAAAAGAGCACCAATTATTTATTGCAGAGGGGATTAAAGTGATCCAAGAACTCTTGCAATCGTCTTTTGTTTTAGACCATTTATATGTAACAAACGAGATGGATTTTGGCGTTCCTGCACATCAAGTAACGCGAGTTTCTGCAGATGATTTAAAGAAAATGAGTGCTTTGACAACGACGCCTAATTGTTTGGCTGTATTTCATTGCTTAGCAAGTAAAACGATCGATTTTTCGGATTGGGTAGTTGCTTTGGATGATATTCGAGATCCAGGAAATTTAGGGACCATTATTCGCTTATGCGATTGGTTTGGTATCAGCCATATAGTGTGTTCGTCAGAAACCGTAGATTGCTATAACCCTAAAGTAATTCAGGCAACAATGGGGTCTGTGTCTCGTGTAAATATCGTGTATACCGATTTAGCAGAGCTATTACAAACCGCAGAGGTGCCATTATATGGAACCTTTTTAGGCGGTGAAAATATCTATGAAATGAAAGCGGTAAAACCTGGAGTAATCGTGATGGGAAATGAAGCCAATGGTATTTCTGCCGAAATAGAAGCGCTTATTTCTCGTAAAATTACAATTCCTCGTTTTGGCAATTTACAACAAACAGAAAGTTTGAATGTTGCTATGGCTACCTCGATTGTGTTGAGTGAATTCCGAAGAAGTGTTTTTAATGTACAGTAA
- the porT gene encoding type IX secretion/gliding motility protein PorT/SprT has product MRKLFILLIILFTSANVSAQWIFGRNPILNKSDWDKQRVHYGYYIGTNFLNFNFDYDKEYYDKLKSLAGEYGSDHTEIQVTTNMGFSVGLVGNLRIMEYLDLRFEPGLIYSKRDLKFPRAFVMDYYMKNKPNAVPTMQEITNSSTKSISSTLIHLPLLLKFSALRTGNIRPYILGGFSADLNLSSNHKSDDDNYEGVWRMKQWTTNYELGVGVDIYFEYFKFSPSIRGVFGLGDELIRDKDPDSPWTGHISSMKTRGVFLNFTVH; this is encoded by the coding sequence ATGAGAAAACTTTTTATCTTACTTATTATTCTATTCACCTCTGCAAATGTATCTGCACAGTGGATTTTTGGGAGAAATCCAATATTAAATAAATCGGATTGGGACAAACAACGTGTCCACTACGGTTATTATATTGGAACAAATTTCTTGAATTTCAATTTTGACTACGATAAAGAGTATTACGATAAACTCAAAAGTTTAGCTGGCGAATACGGCAGTGACCATACAGAAATACAAGTAACAACCAATATGGGCTTCAGTGTGGGACTTGTAGGGAACTTGCGTATTATGGAATACTTAGATTTGCGTTTTGAACCAGGATTAATCTATTCGAAACGCGATTTGAAATTTCCTCGCGCTTTTGTCATGGACTACTACATGAAAAACAAGCCAAATGCAGTGCCTACTATGCAGGAAATAACCAATTCTAGCACAAAATCAATCAGCTCTACGCTGATTCACTTACCTTTACTTTTAAAGTTCTCTGCTTTGCGTACAGGAAACATTCGCCCTTATATACTCGGTGGATTTTCTGCTGACTTAAACTTAAGTAGCAATCACAAATCAGATGACGATAACTATGAAGGAGTTTGGAGAATGAAACAATGGACAACGAACTACGAATTAGGGGTTGGTGTTGATATTTACTTTGAATACTTCAAATTTAGCCCTTCAATCCGCGGTGTATTTGGTTTAGGCGATGAATTAATTCGCGATAAAGATCCAGATAGCCCTTGGACTGGACATATCAGTTCAATGAAAACTAGAGGAGTTTTCTTAAACTTTACTGTACATTAA